In Pygocentrus nattereri isolate fPygNat1 chromosome 3, fPygNat1.pri, whole genome shotgun sequence, the DNA window AGACAGGCATAtacaaaagttttggcacccctggtcaaatcctgttttgatgatttttggcTTCAAGGgctgtttagtaaagaaaattgttctgtctagaaccatgaacactcattgtgaaaagggttctttgagtgtttatggttctagatggaacccttttttttactaaacaacccttgaagagccatctttttaagggtgtaaaagaacccttttggtgctatattaaacccttttaaaaaggttctctatagaaccatctacagcacattctccatcaacctgaacaaccatttaatgatgaaaagaaccatttaatcgtgcaaagggttctgtgagtgttcatgtttctagatagaaccattttctttactaaatatcccttgaagaaccatctttttttaagtgtgtaaatgAATGCGATTAATTGAAAATACATCTGtaaatggatagatagatagatagatagatagatagatagatagatagatagatagatagatagatagatagatagaagcaCCTagtcatgcagactgcttctacaaacatttgtgaaagaatgggtcgctctcaggagctcagtgatttCAAGCGTGGTATCgcgataggacgccacctgtgcaacaagtttcctcactactaaatattccacagtcaactgtcagtggtattataacaaagtggaagcaattgagaacaacagcaactcagccacgaagtggtaggccacgtaaaatgatgGAGCAGGGTCAGTGAGTGCTGGTCGCcacctttctgcagagtcaatcgctacagacctccaaacttcgtGTGGCCtacagattagctcaagaacaacacagagagcttcatggaatgggtttccatggccgagcagctgcatctaagccttacaacaccaagtgcaatgcaaagtgctTCCCACTGGActgggattatggtgtggggttgtttttcaggagttgggctcggcccctttgttccagtgaaaggaactcttaatgcttcgacagaccaagagattttggacaatttcatgctcccaactttgtgggaacagtttggggacagcccctattggaagaacttgacaggcctgaatagagtcctgaccttaacccgatagaacacctttgggatgaattagagcggagagtgcgagccaggccttcttgtccaacatcagtgtctgacctcacaaatacgtttctggaagaatggtcaaaaattcccataaacacattcctaatccttgtggaaagccttcccagaagagttgaagctgttatagctgcaaagggtgggcatcatattaaaccctatgcattaagaatgggatgtccctcaagttcatatgtgtgtgaaggcagacgagcaaatacttttggaaatatagtatagatagataaatagatagatagatgtactCGAGAGCTGTGATGAAGACTGGTTTGTGTACAAAGAATTAAAAAAGGCTCTAAACCCACATAGTTGTGTGATGTAACTCTGTTTGCTCTGTCAGCTTCTCTCTACAGCCTTATTCCCACCGGCGCTGCACTGCTCCTATAGTCCTCCTGCTCACTGAGCTCTCTCTGCTAATTTCCACTCTATAGCATCCTCTACGCCTTTAGTGCAGTGTAAATAAAGAGACATCTATCCAGGCTGTTAGCTGGAAGCTAATGCCCTGTAATGTATCTCCGGGGACCTGCCTGACCCTGACTGAGGAACAAGGCCATAATCTGTATGAGTTGAGAACGTGTGAACCAGGACTGAAATACACTGTAAGTGCAGAGGTTCTATCACAAGTGCTCTAGCAGTCCTAGAGCAACACCTGGCCCGTCCAATCAGATCAGACCTAGTAAGTTGTAAGACAATCATATCTCAGACCTTGATGTCAGAGAAGCTCTTCTGAGTGTTGTTTATTGCCTGAAGATTTAAGATATATTAGTGCATTTTGGATGTTTGTGGGCTTGTCCAGCTTATTTTCTCATGTGAAACAATGGGAATTGTTATCAGTTAAGCCAATTTGACACTAATAAATTCACGTTGGCTTTAAGGCATTTATGATGGGCTAATGTGGTGCCCTCGTATGGAGAATATTGTGCCTGCTAAATGTGTGCGAGTGAGTTGCAAGCCATGTGTATGGGGTGCTTGGCATCTAAAATGGAGAAAAAGGATGTAGCATAGTTAAAACAGTATCAGACATTGTCAGAgtacatttttgtctgtttagaCTGAAGTTCCACTCAAACAGCTGAAGTAGTTGTATTTACAAGGGGGGAACTCAAGATTCTAGATAATATAGAACAACCAGATGCAGCATGTAGCTTGACTTATTTACCTTTATGCCATCACAGTTTTGAACCGACTTTATGATGAGGCACGGAATGATGATTTTTTTCAAACCACCATGCAGCATTAGCCTGCTCCAGTTTTTCAACCATACTGCCCAGACTTCTACTTCTAGTGCTGTAAAAGGTAGAAGCCGTTACCTGCCCTAATGTTCTGCCAGTTGTTATTACTAAGCAATTAAATGTGAGGTAAACAATCGTGTGTTTTGTTTAAACATGCATTTCTTCTCTCGTATTATGTTAATAGAGGGTACTTTTGTATTTGCTTGGCTACAATGACAATAACTAATAATTTCACATAAAATCAAATCATACTATTTTAATCTAAAACCACAATTTGCTTATATCTTCTAATAGTTAATTGTGCAGTTAACTCTAATGAACTGTAATTTAACAGTTTACCAAATGCTCATGACGTAACCTGGAGGGTGAGTGTGGGTGTTGTTGTATCCAGCCAGAGCAATAGCACACAAGGAAAATGCTACCATGCTTTTATAACCAAAAACAAGAGGCCAGGTGGCGAAGCAAAACACTGAAAGTGTGTACAATCCTGCTTATGGGAAGGTAACCTGGGGCAATGACAACATGCTGATGGCAAGCAAAACAAGGTGGACAAATACACCCACTATGCAAATAGATGGAGCTAGGAGCCAATGGGAAAGATGAAATTGCAGTGAGTTGATTCACCTGAAAGATGCCATTTGAATGTAAAGGTTCAGTGTGTGGGATATATTCCGTTTGATGTGCAACAAAATCTATTTGGATTCAAACAAAATGTGGGATTGTAATGTGGTTGCCATTGTTACTATAGTGATGTCTTTGAGATATTGTTTCCTAACTGTCCACCAACTTGTAACCAGGCACCcttctaaaataaaattctgaTGACACCACTGGGATGAAGTTAACCATCTGGTATGTACAGCCTTTCTGGGAGCTCCTGAATGCAAAGTTTCCATTACTAACTAGAAACATACATTTCGTGGAGGAAACGCAGAACGGTTGTGCAGCTTAAATGGTTGTTACTAGTGTCTATCGTGGTTTCTCTGGTGTCTCTGGTGGTTGCTGTGATGTTGCGaagtggttgctaggtgattgctatggtgctgctgtgtgtttgctagatggttgctatggtgttgccaGCTGGTTGCTAGTTGGTTGCTATGGTTTTGCTGTGGTTTTCCATGTGGTTGTTATGGTATTGCTAAGTGGTTACTAGATGGTTACtgtggtgttgctatggtatcccagggagttgctatggtgttcctaTGTGGTTGCTATTGCATTGCTAAGTGGATGGTAGGTTATTGATATGGTATCACAGGTAGTTGCTATATGGTTGTTGTGGTGCTAATTTGCTATGGTTGCCTAAGTTCACTACAAATTTCCTGCTACCTTAACTACACTTCCACTTTAAATCCACTACCATCTTAAATCTGCTACATTAAAtccagtgccaccttaaatacaCTGCTACCTAAAATCTCCCATTTCCTtaaaagtgtatgtgtgtgtgtgtgtgtgtatgttatgtGTGGtggtttcagtgtgtgtgtgtgtggtgtgttggtggAATCTGTGGTgagttgagtgtgtgtgttggtgccAAAACTTTCGCACTCCATACATTCCTATTGGTAAACATTATGCAAAATTGTATTGCTACATGGAAACCGTGCATCCAATCAAAGCTGTATACAAGCCCGAATCAAACACTCAGACCGGACAAACCGGAGTTAGAACAATGTATCTCAAAAACTGCTTTGCAATGTGCAACTAtaattagctacattagccttttagaaccagtgcaaaactaaggaaACTAAGCAAATTTCAGATACTAAACAGAGCTGGGCTGATTCACTGTATTTGGAATTAAggaaaaattgtgtacatttggtTTTAATGACCCTTCCTCATCTTTAAAAGCTGTTCtcttgtctttgtgtgtgtgattagcATGAGCGGGAGCAGATCATGACGACCAACGTCTGGCTCACTCAGGTCAGTCTTTACTCACAAAACATGTCTCCTTCTGTTACCTTTCACCCTATGCGTGTAAACACACCAAGAGGGTCTGTTGCATGCATACATGAATGAACCCAGGGTCATTAGCACCTGAGGTGTTGCAGGCCATGGCAGCTTTCTGATGCACACGCTCGCATAGAGCTGTATCATGCTTTCATGTTCTTCATGGTTAAAAATGTTGCTTGGCAGGAGTGTCAGTAGAACGCTGCCACAGTACCTTCACTCTACGGCTGAGCTGCGAATGACCCAGTGTTACACCCACTGCTCAGCTGAACTGAGGGGGAGGGAGTTTAAACGTTATTAAGTTAATGGTTTTTCGGATCAAAGCCCAGCAGAAAGTATGTTAAATCACCATCAGCATCACCAGACGCTCATTActctcagtgtttgtgtttgggtGTTAGGACGACAGCTATTAGTTACGGCTCTTTAACGGCCTCATCCAGTGTGTATTTAATCTGGCAAAATTTATAGCCGGATGTACTTACTCAAGCTTTCTAATCAGACAAATTCAGTCTTCACTTTAGTTAATAAAACATGACTGGACACTAGCAATAGTACATGCAAGTAGTAATAATTCGGTTAGATCACTTGCTTGTGCGCTTTGTGAGGGTAATTTATTCTCTCTATACTGTGAGTGATTTGACTATTCAgactcagattcagattcctttattgatcccagggggaaattgcagttttacagttgtagccatttatataaaagaataaacactttaataattgaaaacaatatagagaaatttgcagtatgtacatgagatttaagtacttatgaatacagtaaagtggcactgattgtgataataaatatgaaacaaatggtataaagcagttcaactatttaaatgatttaaattaagttagtgtccctctgagttattgcacacgcAATATATTGGCTATGCAGGGAATTTTGTCACATTTTGATGTAATAGCATTACATATTAGTGCTAAATTTGTTTGAGGTTTTAGATGGTAACTGTCACTTGTTTGTGTTCTAACTTTCTACTGAATTGTCCCTGTGAATTTTGTGTTCAGGAATGGCAGGATTACCGTCTAACATGGATCCCAGAGGAGTTTGACGGCATGAAGAAGGTCCGGCTGCCCTCCAAACACATCTGGCTGCCAGATGTTGTACTCTACAACAAGTGAGTACCAGACTCTTCTGGTCTGTAGGTTTcagggcttctgctctgtgatACCTGAGTGTGGGAGGTACCTGCCACTTTTGCTAGTCCATTAATGACCTGACTTGAACTTACCATAATTTAAAGGGTCAGTTCAACCTAAtcaacatacatgcacacactctctctttctctcctcaagTCTCTGAAGATCACATTAATAACCCTGGAGTGAGTGTTGCCTAATTCAGTGAACACTAGCTTCTCCTGAAGATTTGCATTGAGCTGTGTACCAGCTTGCAAGCTCTCCAGAGTCTGTTCTGCAGTTTTCTGTGGACATACATGGATATAACTCACTAACCAGTTGGCTCAGGCTTGTCACTCATTGCTGGCATTGTGAGAGTCACAGGCCTGCAGAGTTGAATGtctttgctttaaaatgtcttATTCAACATAAGAAGCCTTTGTGGTCTTTGTGGTGCTCAGGGCTTTCAGGACCAGAGTATCACAATTCTTAATCTCagtattttaattaattcaCCCATATTTGCAGCCATTTTCCTGGGTTCTCAACACATTGGATGGGAGCTGAGCAGTTAACCATTCAGCAGCTGTGAGTTGGGAGGCTTATGGTTATTTGCAAAGATACCTTAGTGGACACAGAAAAGGGATACAGCAACTGGACCGAAGGTTGCATCCACAGGGTTGAAAGTAAAACCTGGTGTACATTATGAAACATTACAGTTAGATAGGTACACCGTTTTTAAACTAGATATGATATTATTAGATTTTGTCTACATTGTATGAATCATACACTGGGAACCATTTGATCCTTCCACCCTGAGTGTGGCAAGATAAGCAAAACTCATTGAGCACCACCTCACCCACctcttttctgtctccttcAGTGCTGATGGGATGTACGAGGTGTCCTTCTACTCCAATGCTGTAGTCTCCTATGATGGCAGCGTCTTCTGGCTTCCTCCAGCGATCTACAAGAGCGCATGCAAAATTGAGGTGAAGCACTTCCCATTCGACCAGCAGAACTGCACGCTCACCTTCCGGTCATGGACCTACGACAGGACCGAAGTGGATCTGGTGCTTCGAGCTGACGTGGCCAGCATGGACGACTTCACGCCCAGCGGAGAGTGGGACATCATTGCCTTGCCAGGGCGTCGCAACGAAAACCCGTCGGATCCCACCTACGTGGACATCACCTATGACTTTATTATCCGCCGCAAGCCACTCTTCTACACTATCAACCTCATTATCCCTTGCGTTCTCATCACATCTCTGGCCATTCTGGTCTTCTACTTGCCTTCTGACTGTGGTGAGAAGATGACCCTGTGCATCTCTGTCCTCCTGGCACTCACTGTCTTCCTGCTCCTTATCTCCAAGATTGTGCCCCCAACCTCACTGGACGTCCCACTGGTGGGCAAGTATCTGATGTTCACCATGGTCCTGGTCACCTTCTCCATTGTGACCAGCGTTTGTGTCTTAAACGTGCACCACCGCTCGCCCACTACCCACACCATGCCGCCGTGGGTCAAGCTGGTCTTCCTGGACAAGCTGCCTGCCCTGCTTTTCATGCGGCAGCCACGGAACAGCAGTGAGCGCCAGCGCCTTCGCCAGCGACGCCGAGCCAACGAGAGACGGGAGGGTGGCCGGGGTGGCCTCATGGCCGGGCTGGGCCTGGGTGTCTCTTCTG includes these proteins:
- the chrnb2 gene encoding neuronal acetylcholine receptor subunit beta-2, which codes for MAPRTLLCLLLLAIVQSSRGADTEERLVEHLLNPAHYNKLIRPATNGSELVTVQLMVSLAQLISVHEREQIMTTNVWLTQEWQDYRLTWIPEEFDGMKKVRLPSKHIWLPDVVLYNNADGMYEVSFYSNAVVSYDGSVFWLPPAIYKSACKIEVKHFPFDQQNCTLTFRSWTYDRTEVDLVLRADVASMDDFTPSGEWDIIALPGRRNENPSDPTYVDITYDFIIRRKPLFYTINLIIPCVLITSLAILVFYLPSDCGEKMTLCISVLLALTVFLLLISKIVPPTSLDVPLVGKYLMFTMVLVTFSIVTSVCVLNVHHRSPTTHTMPPWVKLVFLDKLPALLFMRQPRNSSERQRLRQRRRANERREGGRGGLMAGLGLGVSSESGEACTCYVNRASVKQFGGELGGGGGGGSGGGSMDGLNGLREGGREGREGTSTPLQSSALSRGKQQQQQQQQQPPTALTQALLGQACPGFEEAVDGVRFIANHMKSEDDDRSVSEDWKYVAMVIDRLFLWIFVFVCVFGTVGMFLQPLFQNSSKAVINTPG